From the Paenibacillus sp. FSL H8-0548 genome, one window contains:
- the mnmA gene encoding tRNA 2-thiouridine(34) synthase MnmA: protein MEKPKASTRVVVGMSGGVDSSVTALLLKQQGYDVVGIFMKNWDDTDEFGHCTAEEDSEDVRRVCEQIGIPYYTVNFERQYFDKVFTYFLDEYKRGRTPNPDVMCNREIKFGDFLQRAMELGADYLATGHYARVERSEDGMTKLLRGVDSNKDQTYFLSALSQKQLAKAMFPIGHLPKPEVRRIAEEAGLYTAKKKDSTGVCFIGERNFKTFLSGYLPAQAGDMIDVQTGEKKGQHDGLMYYTLGQRQGLGIGGSGSGEPWFVADKDLERNILYVVQGEQHPSLYSESLTASGMNWMVPAGAHDTLRCTAKFRYRQPDQGVSVTVLEDGNAHIVFDKPQKAITPGQAVVLYDGEVCLGGGTIETVRKIKAASALAKQA, encoded by the coding sequence ATGGAAAAACCAAAAGCTTCGACAAGAGTTGTCGTCGGCATGTCAGGCGGCGTGGACTCCTCTGTTACTGCCCTGCTGCTGAAGCAGCAAGGTTATGACGTTGTCGGCATATTCATGAAAAACTGGGACGATACTGACGAATTTGGGCATTGTACTGCGGAAGAAGATTCAGAAGACGTTCGCCGCGTATGTGAGCAAATCGGTATCCCCTACTATACCGTTAATTTTGAACGGCAATATTTTGACAAGGTATTCACCTATTTTCTGGATGAATACAAGCGTGGACGCACGCCGAACCCGGATGTCATGTGCAATCGTGAAATTAAATTCGGTGACTTCCTGCAGCGTGCAATGGAGCTTGGAGCAGATTATTTGGCGACAGGACATTACGCTAGAGTTGAACGTTCCGAGGATGGCATGACGAAGCTGCTGCGGGGTGTGGATTCCAATAAGGATCAAACGTATTTCCTTAGCGCTCTGAGCCAGAAGCAGCTTGCGAAAGCGATGTTCCCTATCGGACATCTGCCGAAGCCCGAAGTGCGGCGTATTGCTGAGGAGGCTGGCCTTTATACAGCTAAGAAGAAGGATAGCACCGGTGTCTGCTTTATCGGCGAACGTAATTTCAAAACCTTCTTAAGCGGCTATTTGCCTGCTCAAGCAGGTGATATGATCGATGTTCAGACGGGCGAGAAGAAGGGCCAGCATGACGGCCTTATGTATTACACGCTTGGACAGCGCCAAGGACTTGGCATTGGCGGCTCAGGCTCAGGCGAGCCTTGGTTCGTAGCTGACAAGGACTTGGAGCGCAATATCCTCTATGTTGTACAAGGCGAGCAGCATCCAAGCCTTTACTCAGAGAGCCTAACTGCAAGCGGCATGAATTGGATGGTACCTGCAGGCGCTCACGATACGCTTCGCTGCACTGCGAAGTTCCGTTATCGTCAGCCCGATCAAGGCGTTAGTGTGACCGTCCTCGAGGATGGCAACGCTCATATCGTATTTGATAAGCCTCAGAAGGCCATTACTCCTGGACAAGCAGTCGTGCTTTACGACGGAGAGGTTTGTCTTGGCGGCGGTACGATTGAAACGGTTCGAAAGATTAAAGCAGCTTCCGCTTTAGCGAAGCAAGCATAA
- a CDS encoding copper resistance CopC family protein, translated as MKKILFICLAMLWLVPGVAMAHSTLEEAAPAQDSTVAVSPEQIELTFNTKIEKLSNFKLLNAAGEDMDKNKIEVDGMTMSSALPTVLPNGIYTVKWTIIGADGHSVEGSYAFTVDAPEVIADPTAEPEAATEAPSDAEDVDLATPAPAVDEQADNNDKAATNTDDPNYTPAIVIGTIIVIAAFIMMLRRRK; from the coding sequence ATGAAAAAAATATTGTTTATTTGTCTAGCCATGCTTTGGCTCGTTCCAGGAGTTGCCATGGCGCATTCCACACTAGAAGAGGCTGCACCTGCACAGGATAGTACGGTTGCTGTATCGCCTGAGCAGATAGAGCTGACCTTTAATACTAAGATTGAGAAGCTTAGTAATTTTAAATTGTTGAATGCTGCCGGCGAGGACATGGATAAGAATAAAATCGAGGTCGATGGAATGACGATGAGCAGCGCTCTTCCAACCGTTTTGCCTAACGGTATTTACACTGTAAAATGGACCATTATTGGTGCTGACGGCCATTCTGTTGAAGGCAGTTATGCTTTTACAGTTGACGCTCCTGAGGTAATTGCAGATCCGACTGCTGAACCAGAAGCAGCAACTGAAGCTCCATCGGATGCTGAGGATGTTGACCTGGCAACCCCTGCCCCGGCAGTTGACGAACAAGCTGACAATAACGATAAAGCTGCCACGAATACCGATGATCCTAATTACACACCTGCAATTGTCATTGGTACGATTATTGTCATTGCCGCGTTTATTATGATGCTTCGGAGACGTAAATAA
- a CDS encoding CopD family protein: MIYISEGLLYICFAILTGALLLKLIPENKKPNIVVPNGLLLACTIAIPILSFVPIHNLALLFAKDFDMSYGSIMKSILLDINTGKAWIWTAIGSAGLAFLLGLKAFQNDKHMPKVALFVTFLLIVWLGYAGHASSLYGFRGLVTHAAHFLTFSVWIGILFVTSWFAKDNAHWHSFLRWFSPVAIACVLITLLAGFILMTFTTPEYINSWMLPYGQMLLIKHLLILPLLLFAYTNGFGYKKMAERNPSFNPRRWLRAESVIALLVLAATGALGQQAPPHTVKETLQTVSPSPLFTAIYKGSFSPDIALKFTLHLESILMFGAAALMAGGVVWMYRSNKLIPAFAMGILTTVFMYYGLMFSIA, encoded by the coding sequence ATGATTTATATAAGCGAAGGTCTATTATATATTTGCTTCGCGATTTTGACGGGTGCTTTGCTGCTGAAGCTCATTCCAGAGAATAAGAAACCAAACATTGTGGTGCCGAATGGTTTGCTTCTCGCCTGTACAATAGCCATTCCAATTTTGTCCTTTGTACCGATTCACAACCTTGCTCTTTTATTTGCCAAAGATTTTGATATGAGCTATGGCTCTATCATGAAGAGCATCTTGCTTGATATCAATACCGGCAAGGCTTGGATTTGGACAGCCATTGGTTCTGCGGGGCTTGCTTTTCTACTAGGCCTCAAAGCGTTCCAGAATGACAAGCACATGCCTAAGGTCGCTTTATTCGTCACTTTCCTGCTTATTGTCTGGCTTGGCTATGCAGGGCATGCTTCATCGCTTTATGGATTCAGAGGGCTTGTAACGCACGCTGCTCATTTTTTAACTTTCAGTGTATGGATCGGCATTTTGTTCGTAACGAGCTGGTTTGCCAAAGACAATGCTCACTGGCATTCCTTTCTGCGCTGGTTCTCGCCTGTTGCTATCGCTTGCGTGCTGATTACGCTTCTAGCAGGCTTTATACTGATGACGTTCACTACGCCTGAGTATATCAACTCATGGATGCTGCCATACGGGCAAATGCTTCTGATCAAGCATCTGCTAATTTTGCCGCTGCTCCTATTCGCATATACGAACGGCTTCGGCTATAAGAAAATGGCAGAACGAAATCCTTCGTTCAATCCAAGGCGTTGGCTAAGAGCGGAAAGCGTGATCGCATTGCTCGTACTCGCAGCAACAGGGGCGCTTGGTCAACAAGCACCGCCGCATACCGTGAAAGAAACGCTGCAAACCGTGTCTCCCTCACCTCTATTTACAGCAATCTATAAGGGCAGCTTCAGCCCTGATATCGCTTTGAAATTCACGCTGCATTTGGAGAGCATCCTTATGTTTGGCGCTGCAGCGCTGATGGCTGGAGGAGTCGTATGGATGTATCGCTCTAACAAGCTAATTCCAGCCTTCGCCATGGGCATACTAACGACTGTATTCATGTATTACGGACTTATGTTTTCGATCGCTTAA
- a CDS encoding cysteine desulfurase family protein — MKNHYFDHAATTPMHPSVAKAMLEVMQGPGGNSSSMHAFGRSAKQQLNRARDSIATALGCKPTELLFTSGGTESDNAALIGAARAQKKHGKNHIITSAGEHHAVLHTCEWLAKSEGFTVTILPIDSTGQTSPELVQAAITPETGLISIMHGNNEIGTLQPIEEIGKIAKASGAVFHVDAVQALSWVDYRLHELPVDLMSFSAHKINGPQGVGALYIAAGTPIDTIQHGGSQERKRRAGTENIAGIVGFAAAVDICVNERKNKQPFMDKLRKRWIELLREQVEVPIVINGSEHHYLPHIVNISFIGVDTETMLMNLDMEGIAAASGSACTSGALERSHVLRAMELPEEQIHSAVRFSFGLGNTLEELEDAAQKVGAIVRRIRNNY, encoded by the coding sequence ATGAAAAATCATTATTTTGATCATGCCGCCACTACTCCTATGCATCCAAGCGTCGCTAAAGCGATGCTTGAGGTCATGCAAGGACCTGGCGGCAATTCGTCTAGCATGCACGCATTCGGAAGATCGGCCAAACAGCAGCTCAATCGCGCACGTGATTCTATAGCAACAGCTCTTGGCTGTAAACCTACGGAACTATTATTTACCTCTGGCGGCACAGAAAGCGACAATGCGGCATTGATCGGTGCAGCCAGAGCACAAAAAAAACACGGTAAAAACCACATCATCACGTCAGCTGGCGAACATCACGCAGTGCTTCACACCTGTGAATGGCTGGCGAAGTCAGAAGGCTTTACCGTAACGATTCTCCCTATTGATTCTACCGGACAAACCTCACCAGAACTCGTACAAGCGGCAATTACGCCTGAGACGGGACTCATTAGCATCATGCATGGCAACAACGAGATTGGCACTCTTCAGCCTATCGAAGAAATCGGTAAAATAGCGAAGGCCAGCGGCGCAGTTTTTCATGTGGATGCTGTACAAGCCTTAAGCTGGGTCGATTATCGTCTTCATGAACTCCCCGTTGATTTAATGAGCTTCTCCGCCCACAAAATTAATGGACCGCAAGGGGTTGGCGCGCTGTACATTGCGGCTGGAACACCTATCGATACTATACAGCATGGCGGATCTCAAGAGAGAAAGCGGCGCGCAGGAACTGAAAATATTGCTGGCATCGTTGGCTTTGCAGCTGCTGTTGACATTTGTGTGAACGAGCGAAAAAATAAGCAACCTTTTATGGACAAGCTTCGTAAAAGATGGATAGAGCTGCTCAGAGAGCAGGTTGAAGTCCCCATCGTTATTAACGGCAGTGAGCATCATTATTTACCTCATATTGTAAATATCAGCTTTATCGGCGTGGACACAGAGACGATGCTGATGAATTTGGATATGGAAGGTATTGCTGCTGCAAGCGGCTCAGCTTGTACCTCGGGTGCTCTTGAGCGTTCTCATGTTCTTCGGGCGATGGAATTGCCGGAGGAGCAAATTCATTCCGCTGTAAGATTTAGCTTCGGTTTGGGGAATACTTTAGAGGAATTAGAAGATGCCGCACAGAAGGTTGGAGCAATCGTGAGGCGTATTCGTAATAACTACTAG
- a CDS encoding replication-associated recombination protein A, translating to MDLFSYQEEELPRARLLADRMRPQTLDEYIGQEHIVGAGKLLRRAIEGDQVSSILLYGPPGCGKTTLAHIISMRTAGEFIKLNAVDASVKDVREVIDQARTSKAMYGKKTILFLDEVHRFNTARQDALLPAVEQGIIIFIGATTENPFHHVNGALLSRSTLFQLEALGEEHAYEAMKRALVDRERGLGFMDLQADEDALLHIAAMAGGDIRRALNALELAAVTTPSEMDGSVRLTLEVAQESIRKPSIRADMSTQYDVLSAFHKSVRGSSDAALFWFLYAVEKLGMDPMTFIRRLIVACSEDIGLANPQAMIQAVTAMDAYHKIGWPEAKYNISQAILFAVESPKSNATAIAIGNAEAAMERAGGAEVPLHLRDTHYKGAQQLGHEGYQYPHNFPNHYVKQQYLPNTLGNMTFYKATEQGMEDKIKQNQQKRSRS from the coding sequence ATGGACTTATTTTCCTATCAAGAGGAAGAATTGCCGCGTGCAAGGCTGCTGGCAGATCGCATGCGGCCGCAGACTTTAGATGAATATATCGGGCAAGAGCATATAGTTGGAGCAGGGAAGCTGCTGCGCAGAGCCATTGAAGGAGATCAGGTGTCATCGATATTGCTGTATGGTCCGCCTGGCTGCGGGAAAACGACGCTCGCCCATATTATCTCTATGCGTACCGCTGGCGAGTTCATCAAGCTTAACGCAGTGGACGCGTCAGTAAAGGATGTACGTGAGGTGATTGACCAGGCTCGCACGAGCAAAGCGATGTATGGCAAGAAGACGATTCTTTTTTTGGATGAGGTGCATCGCTTTAATACCGCTAGGCAGGATGCTTTGCTGCCAGCAGTGGAGCAAGGGATTATTATTTTCATAGGTGCAACGACGGAAAATCCGTTTCATCATGTCAATGGAGCGCTTCTGTCCAGATCGACGCTGTTTCAGCTGGAGGCGCTGGGCGAGGAGCATGCCTATGAGGCGATGAAGCGGGCGCTGGTTGACCGCGAACGCGGACTTGGTTTTATGGATTTGCAGGCAGACGAGGATGCTCTGCTGCATATAGCTGCGATGGCAGGAGGGGATATACGCAGGGCGCTCAATGCGCTGGAGCTGGCTGCTGTAACGACCCCTTCAGAAATGGATGGATCTGTAAGGCTAACGCTTGAGGTGGCTCAGGAGTCCATACGGAAGCCGTCTATACGCGCGGACATGTCTACACAATATGATGTGCTGTCGGCATTTCATAAGAGTGTGCGAGGGTCGAGCGATGCCGCGCTGTTCTGGTTTTTGTACGCGGTGGAGAAGCTGGGCATGGACCCGATGACCTTTATTCGTAGACTCATTGTTGCATGCAGCGAGGATATTGGACTTGCCAACCCACAGGCGATGATCCAAGCGGTAACCGCTATGGATGCCTATCATAAGATCGGCTGGCCGGAAGCGAAATACAATATTTCGCAGGCGATACTTTTTGCGGTAGAGAGTCCTAAGTCCAATGCTACGGCAATTGCGATTGGCAACGCCGAGGCGGCCATGGAACGGGCAGGAGGTGCCGAGGTGCCGCTTCATTTGCGGGATACCCACTACAAGGGTGCGCAGCAGCTTGGACATGAGGGGTATCAATATCCGCATAACTTTCCTAACCATTATGTGAAGCAGCAATATTTGCCGAATACGTTAGGAAACATGACCTTTTACAAGGCAACAGAGCAAGGGATGGAAGATAAGATCAAGCAAAATCAACAGAAGCGCAGTCGCAGCTAA
- a CDS encoding PRC-barrel domain-containing protein, with protein sequence MIKLQQLIGLPVIVIHSGKLVGTVKDAWFNEHWELKGLILDCPRWFVSTVKIVEWSSVLSCGEDTVIIANEAEIIRMKSKQLLRSFYTGVVKLKDLPVITVQGVQLGRVSDVYFYPKQGTQIVGYELTDGFVSDLMEGRRWLKSPSDPENVLLGEDAIIVPAVSEAELEPVAASNFTE encoded by the coding sequence GTGATTAAACTTCAACAGCTTATTGGGCTTCCCGTTATCGTCATCCATTCCGGCAAGCTTGTAGGAACCGTTAAGGATGCTTGGTTTAATGAGCATTGGGAACTGAAGGGCTTAATACTCGATTGCCCTAGGTGGTTTGTTTCAACTGTAAAAATAGTGGAGTGGTCTTCCGTGTTATCCTGCGGAGAGGACACCGTTATTATAGCAAATGAAGCAGAGATTATTCGGATGAAGTCGAAGCAATTGCTGCGCTCTTTTTACACAGGAGTAGTGAAATTAAAGGATTTACCCGTGATCACTGTACAAGGTGTCCAACTTGGCAGAGTGTCTGATGTTTATTTTTATCCAAAACAGGGAACACAAATAGTAGGCTATGAGCTTACGGACGGTTTTGTTTCGGATCTGATGGAAGGACGCAGATGGTTGAAGTCACCGAGTGATCCAGAAAACGTGTTGCTCGGGGAAGACGCGATTATTGTTCCTGCTGTCAGTGAAGCGGAATTGGAGCCTGTCGCAGCTTCCAATTTCACA
- a CDS encoding hemolysin family protein → MNDPLPNSLSLILIFFFVFMNGFFVAAEFAMVKARGSRMDALVSEGYLQAKLASHMTNHLDTYLSACKLGITLASLGLGVVGAPAVARLIEPLFGYIGVQHEWLIHTVSFAAAFSIMAIVHMVLGELAPKTVAIRKAETITLLTALPLAYFYKLMYPVIWLLNAMANLLLQKMGIEPVTEKDSAHTEDEIRILMKQSHKNGFIDNTELTLVDNIFEFTETNAREIMIPRTEMICLNTSHTLEDNKQLALEQMLTRYPVCENDKDNIIGFVHIKDLLKDTTQSLRDIRQITRPITTVPESMQISTLLKLMQKRKSQIAILIDEYGGTSGLVTLEDIMEEIVGEIQDEFDEEREQLEKLEDSTYSVSGLMLIEEVNSFFGLDIETDDYDTIGGWMYSKLEIPPVKSQSVQYEGRCEFMIEETDHLRISRVNIRMLGRSLEGPEKQQWG, encoded by the coding sequence TTGAATGACCCCTTACCGAATAGCTTATCCTTAATTCTTATTTTCTTTTTTGTTTTTATGAATGGATTTTTTGTTGCAGCCGAATTCGCGATGGTTAAGGCTAGAGGAAGCCGAATGGATGCTCTAGTTTCTGAGGGCTATTTGCAGGCAAAGCTGGCTTCGCATATGACCAATCATTTGGATACGTATTTATCCGCCTGCAAGCTGGGCATTACATTAGCCTCGCTAGGTCTCGGCGTGGTGGGAGCGCCGGCTGTTGCGAGGTTGATTGAACCGTTATTTGGTTATATCGGCGTTCAGCATGAGTGGTTAATTCATACGGTCTCGTTCGCAGCTGCGTTTTCGATCATGGCCATTGTTCATATGGTATTGGGTGAGCTGGCACCGAAAACGGTAGCTATTCGTAAAGCAGAAACGATAACGCTATTAACAGCGCTGCCTCTTGCTTATTTCTATAAGCTCATGTATCCCGTTATTTGGCTGTTGAATGCTATGGCAAATCTGCTTCTTCAAAAAATGGGAATTGAACCAGTGACGGAGAAGGATTCCGCACATACCGAGGATGAAATTCGAATCTTAATGAAGCAGAGCCACAAAAATGGTTTTATAGACAATACGGAGCTTACGCTCGTCGATAATATTTTTGAATTTACAGAAACGAATGCTCGTGAAATTATGATTCCTCGTACAGAAATGATCTGTCTGAACACCAGCCATACACTGGAGGATAACAAGCAGCTTGCTCTGGAGCAGATGCTTACCCGTTATCCTGTATGCGAGAACGACAAGGATAATATTATCGGCTTCGTTCATATTAAGGATTTGCTGAAGGATACGACGCAGAGCCTGCGTGATATTAGGCAAATTACGAGGCCGATCACGACTGTTCCGGAATCGATGCAAATTAGTACACTGCTGAAGCTGATGCAAAAGCGGAAATCACAAATTGCTATTTTAATTGATGAGTACGGAGGAACCTCGGGCCTTGTCACGCTAGAGGACATTATGGAGGAAATCGTCGGCGAAATTCAAGATGAGTTTGACGAGGAGCGGGAGCAGCTGGAAAAACTGGAGGACAGCACGTATTCCGTTAGCGGCTTGATGCTTATTGAAGAGGTGAACAGCTTCTTCGGTCTCGATATCGAGACGGACGATTACGATACGATTGGGGGATGGATGTATTCCAAGCTTGAAATTCCTCCTGTCAAAAGCCAAAGTGTCCAGTATGAGGGCCGCTGTGAATTTATGATTGAAGAGACGGATCATTTGCGAATTTCGCGGGTCAACATCCGCATGCTAGGCCGCAGTCTCGAAGGGCCTGAGAAGCAGCAATGGGGCTAA
- a CDS encoding Rrf2 family transcriptional regulator translates to MKISTKGRYGLTIMMELAAKFGEGPTSLKSIAERNQLSEHYLEQLVAPLRNAGLVKSVRGAYGGYILSKDPETITSGDIIRILEGPISPVDFTEEDDPAKRQLWLRIRDSIAEVLDSTTLADLINFEDEGKPDSYMFYI, encoded by the coding sequence TTGAAAATATCGACGAAAGGCCGTTACGGCTTAACGATTATGATGGAGCTTGCGGCTAAATTTGGTGAAGGCCCGACTTCGCTCAAGAGCATTGCTGAACGAAATCAGCTTTCCGAGCACTATTTGGAGCAATTAGTAGCACCGCTGCGAAATGCAGGATTAGTAAAAAGTGTTCGAGGCGCTTATGGTGGCTATATTTTGTCCAAGGACCCGGAAACGATTACTTCAGGTGATATTATTCGGATTTTGGAAGGGCCAATCTCACCTGTAGACTTTACGGAAGAGGATGATCCGGCTAAACGTCAGCTGTGGCTGCGTATTCGTGACAGCATCGCAGAGGTGTTGGATTCGACAACGCTTGCGGACCTGATCAATTTTGAAGATGAAGGCAAACCTGACAGCTATATGTTCTACATTTAA
- a CDS encoding class I SAM-dependent methyltransferase produces the protein MNSKERFSNRVDSYTKYRPSYPKEAIDYLYTIVGLHMNCEVADIGAGTGIFSELLLDRGSRVIAIEPNQKMREAAEKKLGGDQNFRALPSSAEMTGLPDQSVDFIVCAQAFHWFDHSLAQAEFRRILKPGGKAALIWNSRPSHGSPFLEEYDQLLQIFGTDYNKVNHRNVSPEVLVSFFKVGEMQEAVFTNQQVFDFEGLSGRLLSSSYSPVLGDPNYEPMMKELRNVFERNNQNNKVLFQYETQVFWGEV, from the coding sequence ATGAACAGTAAAGAAAGGTTTTCAAACCGAGTCGATTCGTATACGAAGTACCGTCCCAGTTATCCGAAAGAGGCAATTGATTATTTGTACACGATCGTCGGATTGCACATGAATTGCGAAGTAGCGGACATCGGAGCAGGAACAGGCATTTTTTCAGAGCTGCTATTGGATCGAGGAAGTCGTGTAATTGCGATTGAACCGAATCAGAAGATGCGAGAAGCCGCTGAAAAGAAGCTTGGAGGAGATCAGAATTTCCGTGCTTTGCCGAGCTCTGCTGAGATGACCGGACTCCCTGATCAATCTGTAGATTTTATCGTTTGTGCTCAAGCTTTTCACTGGTTTGATCACTCCTTGGCGCAAGCTGAGTTCAGACGAATTCTGAAGCCCGGAGGAAAGGCAGCACTGATTTGGAATTCGAGACCGAGTCATGGCAGCCCCTTTTTAGAAGAGTATGACCAGCTGCTTCAAATCTTCGGCACCGACTACAATAAAGTTAATCACAGAAACGTATCACCGGAAGTACTAGTCTCCTTCTTCAAAGTTGGCGAAATGCAAGAAGCAGTTTTCACAAATCAACAAGTGTTCGATTTCGAAGGTCTGAGCGGTCGATTGCTTTCTTCTTCCTATAGTCCAGTACTTGGCGATCCCAATTACGAGCCCATGATGAAAGAACTTCGGAATGTGTTTGAGCGAAATAATCAGAACAATAAGGTGTTATTCCAATATGAGACTCAAGTATTTTGGGGCGAGGTTTAG